The following coding sequences are from one Streptococcus mitis window:
- the nusG gene encoding transcription termination/antitermination protein NusG, protein MDSFDKGWFVLQTYSGYENKVKENLLQRAQTYNMLDNILRVEIPTQTVQVEKNGKRKEVEENRFPGYVLVEMVMTDEAWFVVRNTPNVTGFVGSHGNRSKPTPLLEQEIRDILVSMGQTVQEFDIDVEVGQTVRIIDGAFADYTGKIIEIDNNKVKMIISMFGNDTVAEVNLNQIAEL, encoded by the coding sequence ATGGATAGTTTTGATAAAGGGTGGTTTGTTTTACAAACTTATTCTGGTTATGAAAATAAGGTAAAAGAAAATCTATTACAACGTGCACAAACCTACAATATGTTGGATAATATTCTACGCGTTGAAATTCCAACACAAACAGTGCAAGTTGAAAAAAATGGAAAGAGAAAAGAAGTAGAAGAGAATCGCTTTCCAGGTTATGTTCTTGTAGAAATGGTGATGACTGATGAAGCTTGGTTTGTTGTTCGAAACACACCAAACGTTACAGGATTCGTCGGATCTCACGGAAATAGATCAAAACCAACTCCATTATTGGAACAAGAAATCCGTGATATCTTGGTTTCTATGGGACAAACTGTACAAGAGTTTGATATCGATGTTGAAGTTGGTCAAACTGTACGTATTATTGATGGTGCCTTTGCAGATTATACTGGTAAGATTATAGAGATTGATAACAATAAAGTGAAGATGATTATCTCTATGTTTGGTAATGACACAGTTGCAGAAGTAAACCTAA
- the secE gene encoding preprotein translocase subunit SecE has translation MRFIGDIFRLLKDTTWPTRKESWRDFRSIMEYTAFFVVIIYIFDQLIVSGLIRFINIF, from the coding sequence ATGCGTTTTATTGGAGATATTTTTAGACTTCTTAAAGACACAACATGGCCAACTCGCAAGGAAAGCTGGAGAGATTTTCGTTCTATCATGGAATACACAGCTTTCTTTGTAGTAATTATTTACATTTTTGACCAGTTGATTGTTTCAGGTTTGATTCGATTTATTAACATTTTTTAG
- the rpmG gene encoding 50S ribosomal protein L33, with the protein MALKKASLACAVCGSRNYSIKISGNPKPTRLEVNKFCKHCGKYTTHRETR; encoded by the coding sequence ATGGCACTAAAAAAAGCAAGCCTAGCTTGTGCGGTTTGTGGTTCGAGAAACTATTCAATCAAGATCAGCGGAAACCCCAAGCCAACACGACTAGAAGTAAATAAATTTTGTAAACATTGTGGTAAGTACACTACACACAGAGAAACGAGATAG
- the pbp2a gene encoding penicillin-binding protein PBP2A: MKLDKLFEKFLSLFKKETSESEDSDSTSLRRSRSDRKKLAQVGPIRKFWRRYHLTKIVLILGLSAGLLVGTYLFAVAKSTNVNDLQNALKTRTIIFDREEKEAGALSGQKGTYVELTDISKNLQNAVIATEDRSFYKNDGINYGRFFLAIVTAGRSGGGSTITQQLAKNAYLSQDQTVERKAKEFFLALELTKKYSKDQILTMYLNNAYFGNGVWGVEDASKKYFGVSASEVSLDQAATLAGMLKGPELYNPLKSVEDSTNRRDTVLQNMLAAGYIDKNQETEAAEVDMTSQLHDKYEGKISDYRYPSYFDAVVNEAISKYNLTEEEIVNNGYRIYTELDQNYQANMQVVYENISLFPRAEDGTFAQSGSVALEPKTGGVRGVVGQVAGNDKTGFRNFNYATQSKRSPGSTIKPLVVYTPAVEAGWALNKQLDNHTMQYDSYKVDNYAGIKTSREVPMYQALAESLNLPAVATVNDLGVDKAFEAGEKFGLNMEKVDRVLGVALGSGVETNPLQMAQAYAAFANEGLMPEAHFISRIENASGQVIASHKNSQKRVIDKSVADKMTSMMLGTFTNGTGISSSPADYVMAGKTGTTEAVFNPEYTSDQWVIGYTPDVVISHWLGFPTTDESHYLAGSTSNGAAHVFRNIANTILPYTPGSTFTVENAYKQNGIAPANTRNQVQSNEENQADNSLSDIRSRAQNLVDEASRAISDAKIKEKAQTIWDSVVNLFR; the protein is encoded by the coding sequence ATGAAATTAGATAAATTATTTGAGAAATTTCTTTCTCTTTTTAAAAAAGAAACAAGTGAATCAGAGGATTCTGATTCTACTAGCTTACGTCGCTCGCGTAGTGATCGAAAAAAATTAGCCCAAGTAGGTCCAATTCGAAAATTCTGGCGTCGTTATCATCTAACAAAGATTGTCCTTATACTAGGTTTGAGTGCAGGCTTGCTAGTTGGAACCTATTTGTTTGCTGTAGCTAAGTCAACCAATGTTAACGATTTGCAAAACGCCTTGAAAACTCGGACTATCATTTTTGACCGTGAAGAAAAAGAGGCTGGTGCCTTATCTGGTCAAAAAGGAACTTATGTTGAATTGACTGATATAAGTAAAAATTTGCAGAATGCCGTTATTGCGACAGAAGACCGTTCTTTTTATAAAAATGACGGGATTAACTATGGTCGTTTCTTCTTGGCGATTGTCACTGCTGGTCGTTCAGGTGGTGGTTCTACTATTACTCAACAGCTGGCTAAAAATGCCTATCTGTCGCAGGATCAAACTGTTGAGAGAAAAGCAAAAGAATTTTTCCTTGCCTTAGAATTAACAAAAAAATATAGTAAGGATCAGATCTTAACCATGTACCTTAACAATGCCTATTTTGGAAATGGTGTGTGGGGTGTAGAAGATGCGAGTAAGAAATACTTTGGAGTTTCTGCATCAGAAGTGAGTCTGGATCAAGCTGCGACTCTGGCAGGGATGCTCAAAGGACCGGAACTGTATAACCCCTTGAAATCTGTAGAAGATTCTACTAATCGTCGTGATACTGTCTTGCAAAATATGCTTGCAGCGGGTTACATTGATAAAAACCAAGAAACCGAAGCTGCAGAAGTTGATATGACTTCGCAATTGCACGATAAGTATGAAGGAAAAATCTCAGATTACCGCTATCCTTCTTACTTTGATGCGGTGGTTAACGAAGCCATTTCCAAGTATAATCTAACAGAGGAAGAAATTGTCAATAATGGCTACCGCATTTACACGGAGCTAGACCAAAACTATCAAGCAAATATGCAGGTTGTCTATGAAAATATATCACTATTTCCGAGGGCAGAGGATGGAACATTTGCTCAATCAGGAAGTGTAGCTCTCGAACCGAAAACAGGGGGAGTTCGTGGAGTTGTCGGTCAGGTTGCTGGCAATGATAAAACTGGATTCCGGAATTTCAACTATGCAACTCAATCAAAACGTAGCCCTGGTTCTACAATTAAGCCTTTAGTTGTTTATACGCCTGCAGTTGAAGCTGGCTGGGCTTTGAATAAGCAGTTGGATAACCATACCATGCAGTATGACAGCTATAAGGTTGATAACTATGCAGGGATCAAAACGAGTCGAGAAGTTCCTATGTATCAAGCCTTGGCAGAATCGCTTAATCTACCTGCTGTTGCCACTGTTAATGATTTGGGTGTTGATAAGGCTTTTGAGGCAGGAGAAAAATTTGGACTCAATATGGAAAAGGTCGACCGTGTTCTTGGTGTCGCCTTGGGAAGTGGTGTTGAAACCAACCCTCTGCAAATGGCTCAAGCATATGCTGCCTTTGCAAATGAAGGTTTAATGCCGGAAGCTCATTTTATTAGTAGAATTGAAAATGCTAGTGGTCAGGTCATTGCGAGCCATAAAAATTCACAAAAACGGGTGATTGATAAGTCTGTAGCTGATAAGATGACCAGTATGATGTTGGGGACATTTACCAACGGTACCGGTATTAGTTCATCTCCTGCAGATTATGTCATGGCAGGAAAAACTGGTACAACTGAAGCTGTTTTCAATCCTGAATACACAAGTGACCAGTGGGTGATTGGTTATACTCCGGATGTAGTGATTAGTCACTGGCTTGGTTTCCCTACCACTGATGAAAGCCACTATCTAGCAGGATCTACTTCAAACGGTGCAGCCCATGTCTTTAGAAACATTGCAAATACCATTTTACCTTATACGCCAGGAAGTACCTTTACGGTTGAAAATGCTTATAAGCAAAATGGAATTGCACCAGCCAATACAAGAAATCAAGTACAGAGTAATGAAGAAAATCAGGCGGATAATAGCCTTTCTGATATTAGAAGTCGTGCACAAAATCTGGTAGATGAGGCTAGTCGGGCTATCTCGGATGCTAAGATTAAGGAAAAGGCTCAAACAATATGGGATTCGGTAGTCAATCTATTTCGCTAA
- a CDS encoding RluA family pseudouridine synthase produces MKFTFTLPDSLPQMTVKQLLEEQLLIPRKIRHFLRIKKHILINQKEVHWNEIVNPGDVCQLTFDEEDYPEKEIPWGNPKLIQEVYQDQHLIIVNKPEGMKTHGNQPSEIALLNHVSAYVGQTCYVVHRLDMETSGLVLFAKNPFILPILNRLLEKKEIAREYWALVDGNINSRELVFRDKIGRDRHDRRKRIVDTKNGQYAETHVSRLKQFPDKTSLVRCKLKTGRTHQIRVHLSHHNFPILGDPLYNSKSKTSRLMLHAFRLSFTHPLTLEKLSFTTLSDTFEKELKKNG; encoded by the coding sequence ATGAAATTCACATTTACATTACCAGACTCTCTACCTCAAATGACGGTAAAGCAATTACTTGAGGAACAACTCCTCATCCCTAGAAAAATCCGTCATTTTTTGAGAATCAAGAAACATATTTTGATAAATCAAAAAGAAGTTCATTGGAACGAGATAGTAAATCCTGGAGATGTTTGCCAATTGACTTTTGACGAGGAAGATTATCCCGAAAAAGAAATTCCTTGGGGCAACCCAAAACTTATTCAGGAAGTTTATCAAGATCAACACTTGATTATTGTAAACAAACCCGAGGGAATGAAAACGCATGGTAATCAGCCAAGCGAAATCGCCCTTCTTAACCATGTCAGTGCCTATGTTGGCCAAACCTGCTATGTCGTTCATCGTCTGGACATGGAAACCAGCGGTTTAGTTCTTTTTGCTAAAAATCCTTTTATCCTCCCTATTCTCAATCGCTTATTGGAGAAAAAAGAGATTGCTAGAGAATATTGGGCACTTGTTGACGGAAATATCAACAGCAGAGAGCTTGTTTTCAGGGACAAAATCGGACGTGATCGCCATGACCGCAGAAAACGAATAGTTGATACAAAAAATGGGCAATATGCTGAAACGCATGTAAGCAGATTAAAGCAATTCCCAGACAAAACTTCCTTGGTTCGTTGCAAACTAAAGACCGGGCGAACCCATCAGATTCGTGTGCACCTTTCGCATCATAACTTCCCTATTTTAGGCGACCCTCTCTATAATAGTAAATCAAAAACAAGTCGGCTTATGCTCCACGCCTTTCGACTGTCCTTTACCCATCCGCTTACTCTAGAGAAATTAAGCTTCACTACCCTATCAGATACTTTTGAAAAAGAGTTAAAAAAGAATGGATGA
- the gap gene encoding type I glyceraldehyde-3-phosphate dehydrogenase: MVVKVGINGFGRIGRLAFRRIQNVEGVEVTRINDLTDPVMLAHLLKYDTTQGRFDGTVEVREGGFEVNGKFIKVSAERDPEQIDWANDGVEIVLEATGFFAKKAAAEKHLHAGGAKKVVITAPGGNDVKTVVFNTNHDVLDGTETVISGASCTTNCLAPMAKALQDNFGVVEGLMTTIHAYTGDQMILDGPHRGGDLRRARAGAANIVPNSTGAAKAIGLVIPELNGKLDGSAQRVPTPTGSVTELVAVLEKNVTVDEVNAAMKAASNESYGYTEDPIVSSDIVGMSYGSLFDATQTKVLDVDGKQLVKVVSWYDNEMSYTAQLVRTLEYFAKIAK, encoded by the coding sequence ATGGTAGTTAAAGTTGGTATTAACGGTTTCGGACGTATCGGTCGTCTTGCTTTCCGCCGTATCCAAAACGTAGAAGGTGTTGAAGTTACTCGCATCAACGACCTTACGGATCCAGTTATGCTTGCACACTTGTTGAAATATGACACAACTCAAGGTCGTTTCGACGGAACTGTGGAAGTTAGAGAAGGTGGATTTGAAGTTAACGGTAAATTCATCAAAGTTTCTGCTGAACGTGATCCAGAACAAATCGACTGGGCTAACGATGGTGTAGAAATCGTTCTTGAAGCTACTGGTTTCTTTGCTAAGAAAGCAGCTGCTGAAAAACACTTGCACGCTGGTGGTGCTAAGAAAGTTGTTATTACTGCTCCTGGTGGAAACGACGTTAAAACAGTTGTATTCAACACTAACCACGATGTTCTTGACGGTACTGAAACAGTTATCTCAGGTGCTTCATGTACTACAAACTGCTTGGCTCCTATGGCTAAAGCTCTTCAAGACAACTTTGGTGTTGTTGAAGGATTGATGACTACTATCCACGCTTACACTGGTGACCAAATGATCCTTGACGGACCACACCGTGGTGGTGACCTTCGCCGTGCTCGCGCTGGTGCTGCAAACATCGTTCCTAACTCAACTGGTGCTGCAAAAGCTATCGGTCTTGTAATCCCAGAATTGAACGGTAAACTTGACGGATCTGCACAACGCGTTCCAACTCCAACTGGATCAGTTACTGAATTGGTAGCAGTTCTTGAAAAGAACGTTACTGTTGATGAAGTGAACGCAGCTATGAAAGCAGCTTCAAACGAATCATACGGTTACACAGAAGATCCAATCGTATCTTCAGATATCGTAGGTATGTCTTACGGTTCATTGTTTGACGCAACTCAAACTAAAGTTCTTGACGTTGACGGTAAACAATTGGTTAAAGTTGTATCATGGTACGACAACGAAATGTCATACACTGCACAACTTGTTCGTACTCTTGAATACTTCGCAAAAATCGCTAAATAA
- a CDS encoding ABC transporter permease yields MVKSLKKSKNKGLSLKNKFKLSLNNFLERKWRNLLIALATSIGFVGVLISFGLGNALISMIDENTNGGQIPSQVQIALNTENAGRGFLNQDDKNYITDTVGKEAIKYLESPFGMTMSNMTIDGQEMDFSQTMPSYAQVVSLYEDTSISVSSNEADKVLAGSLYTDTNEQGLTIPISLLKNWNEQTGNNLTASDVIGKSVSASIVENAAEASKTAQFQTKIVRVINDEDDMEDSNSFMPSNQMETILKEAGFTKAVSYFILELKDPSQTKTVTEELQKNKKYTVLSQQKVLDIVITFIRVIQGLLIVLSSQAIVVAAVMIGIIIYINIMQRSKEIGVMKAVGYQNRDVKGIFIYEAIWIVGIALLLAFLVAQGVGSLANAIVSHFYPSITKVFELNLLSILGTLAFALLLGYVSAYFPARKISKMDPVESLRYE; encoded by the coding sequence ATGGTGAAGTCGTTGAAGAAGTCAAAAAATAAAGGATTATCATTGAAAAATAAATTCAAACTTTCTTTAAATAACTTTCTGGAAAGAAAGTGGCGTAACCTATTGATTGCGCTAGCAACCTCAATCGGTTTTGTAGGAGTCTTAATTTCTTTCGGCTTGGGAAATGCTTTGATTTCGATGATTGATGAAAATACGAATGGAGGTCAAATCCCTTCTCAAGTTCAGATTGCTTTAAATACAGAAAATGCTGGACGAGGCTTTTTGAACCAAGATGATAAGAACTATATCACGGATACAGTTGGAAAAGAAGCTATTAAATATTTGGAGAGTCCTTTTGGGATGACCATGTCAAATATGACTATAGATGGGCAAGAAATGGATTTTAGTCAAACGATGCCTTCTTATGCTCAGGTAGTGAGTCTCTATGAGGATACAAGTATTTCTGTTAGTAGTAATGAGGCGGACAAAGTATTAGCCGGTTCCCTCTATACTGATACAAATGAACAGGGATTAACGATTCCAATCAGTTTACTAAAAAATTGGAATGAACAGACAGGAAACAATCTGACAGCTAGTGATGTTATTGGCAAATCAGTCTCAGCAAGTATTGTGGAAAATGCTGCCGAAGCTAGCAAGACTGCTCAATTTCAAACGAAGATTGTGCGTGTAATCAATGATGAAGATGACATGGAGGACAGCAACAGTTTCATGCCGTCTAATCAAATGGAAACGATTTTGAAAGAGGCTGGATTTACAAAAGCTGTATCTTATTTTATCTTGGAACTCAAAGATCCATCACAGACAAAAACGGTAACAGAAGAATTACAGAAAAATAAGAAGTATACGGTTCTTTCTCAACAGAAGGTTCTTGATATTGTGATTACCTTTATTCGTGTCATTCAGGGATTGTTGATTGTGCTTTCATCACAAGCTATTGTGGTAGCAGCGGTCATGATTGGTATCATTATTTACATCAATATCATGCAACGTTCTAAGGAAATAGGTGTCATGAAGGCAGTTGGTTATCAAAATCGTGATGTCAAAGGAATTTTTATTTACGAGGCTATCTGGATTGTAGGAATCGCCTTGCTGCTGGCCTTTTTGGTTGCACAAGGGGTGGGAAGTTTGGCGAATGCGATTGTAAGTCACTTTTACCCATCCATCACGAAGGTTTTTGAATTAAATCTTCTATCTATTTTAGGAACTCTAGCTTTTGCTCTATTACTTGGTTATGTCTCAGCCTACTTCCCAGCACGTAAAATTAGTAAAATGGATCCTGTAGAATCGCTACGATATGAATAG
- a CDS encoding ABC transporter ATP-binding protein, protein MSILSIKNISKFYTLDGKHQEQALKNINLQIAKGKITAIYGPSGCGKTSLLNIISGLDRQYEGVLEFKGESLRGLSEIELTQFRKNKIGFVFQNFNLIPHQSVLDNVKLPLYVKDLSDREMTMIAKEQLSSLGMEPFMAKNVKQLSGGQKQRVAIARALVNQPDMIVADEPTGSLDSQSQEMVLEVFKNLAQTGKTVLIVTHNPEVAEYADVIIKMKDGEVVEEVKK, encoded by the coding sequence ATGTCCATTTTATCCATTAAAAATATTTCAAAGTTTTACACTTTGGACGGTAAACATCAAGAACAGGCTTTAAAGAATATAAACCTGCAAATCGCAAAAGGTAAAATTACAGCGATTTACGGGCCGTCAGGCTGTGGCAAAACTAGCTTGCTAAACATCATCAGTGGTCTAGATAGACAATATGAAGGAGTTTTAGAATTTAAAGGGGAATCTCTCCGTGGCTTATCAGAGATTGAACTAACTCAATTTCGTAAAAACAAGATTGGATTTGTGTTTCAAAACTTCAACCTCATTCCTCATCAATCTGTCTTGGACAATGTCAAGCTACCTCTCTATGTCAAAGATTTATCTGACAGGGAGATGACAATGATTGCAAAGGAGCAATTAAGTAGCTTAGGAATGGAGCCTTTTATGGCTAAAAATGTTAAACAGCTTTCTGGCGGGCAAAAGCAACGTGTAGCAATCGCGCGTGCCTTGGTAAATCAGCCTGATATGATTGTAGCAGATGAGCCAACGGGTTCGCTGGATTCTCAATCCCAAGAAATGGTATTGGAAGTATTTAAAAATTTAGCCCAAACAGGGAAAACAGTATTGATTGTAACCCATAATCCAGAGGTTGCCGAATATGCAGATGTGATTATCAAAATGAAGGATGGTGAAGTCGTTGAAGAAGTCAAAAAATAA
- a CDS encoding helix-turn-helix domain-containing protein: MNKINELGDKVRLLREEKGLSRPVFCGDESELSVRQLVRIEKGEFRPTIKTLEYIADRLEIPSYVLMPDYKELPKRYQELKYFLLHHPDYGDKELQEQKEEYFDEIFECFYDDLPRDEKMIVDCLQAIDAVRATSNSLYGSGVIEDSLQDLLSRDVYKAEELLKLRLYFLCQLMDGLNEGEIKKSEHETILYFHDKLSSQVDKIEFDCLDLLRDSLLASLTCIEVMGLLHYFKRAVETLNKIGQKTRDFQKQPIVSMIEWKYYIQMDYETAKQKYEEAKMMARMFGNEKLLVSLDNEWAEDLERYR; this comes from the coding sequence ATGAACAAGATAAATGAGTTAGGGGATAAAGTGCGACTTTTAAGAGAGGAGAAAGGACTTAGTCGTCCAGTTTTTTGTGGGGATGAGTCTGAATTATCAGTGCGTCAGTTGGTGAGAATCGAAAAAGGAGAATTTCGACCGACTATAAAAACACTAGAATATATTGCAGATAGATTAGAAATTCCATCCTACGTCTTGATGCCAGATTATAAGGAACTGCCTAAACGCTACCAAGAATTAAAGTACTTTCTTTTACATCACCCTGACTATGGAGACAAGGAGTTGCAAGAACAAAAGGAAGAATATTTTGATGAGATTTTTGAGTGTTTTTATGATGACCTGCCCCGTGATGAGAAGATGATAGTGGACTGCCTTCAGGCAATAGATGCAGTGAGAGCGACTAGTAATTCTTTATACGGAAGTGGTGTGATTGAGGACAGTCTTCAAGACTTACTATCCAGAGATGTATATAAGGCTGAGGAATTGTTGAAATTGAGACTGTATTTTCTTTGTCAGTTAATGGATGGTTTAAACGAGGGTGAGATAAAAAAGTCTGAGCATGAAACTATTCTTTATTTTCATGACAAATTAAGTTCTCAGGTTGATAAGATAGAGTTCGATTGTTTGGACTTACTTAGAGACTCCTTGTTAGCTTCTTTAACTTGTATAGAGGTTATGGGGTTGCTTCATTATTTTAAGAGGGCAGTCGAGACCTTAAATAAAATAGGGCAAAAAACACGAGATTTTCAAAAACAACCGATTGTCTCGATGATTGAGTGGAAATATTATATTCAGATGGATTATGAAACAGCCAAACAAAAGTATGAAGAAGCAAAAATGATGGCAAGGATGTTTGGCAATGAGAAGTTACTCGTTAGTTTAGATAATGAATGGGCCGAGGATCTAGAAAGATATCGTTAA
- the adhE gene encoding bifunctional acetaldehyde-CoA/alcohol dehydrogenase produces the protein MADKKTVTPEEKKLAAEKHVDGLVQKALVALEEMRKLDQEQVDYIVAKASVAALDAHGELALHAFEETGRGVFEDKATKNLFACEHVVNNMRHTKTVGVIEEDDVTGLTLIAEPVGVVCGITPTTNPTSTAIFKSLISLKTRNPIVFAFHPSAQESSAHAAQIVRDAAIKAGAPENCVQWITEPSMEATSALMNHEGVATILATGGNAMVKAAYSCGKPALGVGAGNVPAYVEKSANIRQAAHDIVMSKSFDNGMVCASEQAVIIDKEIYDEFVAEFKSYHTYFVNKKEKALLEEFCFGVKANSKNCAGAKLNADIVGKPATWIAEQAGFTVPEGTNILAAECKEVGENEPLTREKLSPVIAVLKSESREDGISKARQMVEFNGLGHSAAIHTADEELTKEFGKAVKAIRVICNSPSTFGGIGDVYNAFLPSLTLGCGSYGRNSVGDNVSAINLLNIKKVGRRRNNMQWMKLPSKTYFERDSIQYLQKCRDVERVMIVTDHAMVELGFLDRIIEQLDLRRNKVVYQIFADVEPDPDITTVERGTEIMRAFKPDTIIALGGGSPMDAAKVMWLFYEQPEVDFRDLVQKFMDIRKRAFKFPLLGKKTKFIAIPTTSGTGSEVTPFAVISDKANNRKYPIADYSLTPTVAIVDPALVLTVPGFVAADTGMDVLTHATEAYVSQMASDYTDGLALQAIKLVFENLESSVKNADFHSREKMHNASTIAGMAFANAFLGISHSMAHKIGAQFHTIHGRTNAILLPYVIRYNGTRPAKTATWPKYNYYRADEKYQDIARMLGLPASTPEEGVESYAKAVYELGERVGIQMNFKAQGIDEKEWKEHSRELAFLAYEDQCSPANPRLPMVDHMQEIIEDSYYGYKERPGRRK, from the coding sequence ATGGCTGATAAAAAAACTGTGACACCAGAAGAAAAGAAACTCGCTGCTGAAAAGCATGTCGATGGCTTGGTGCAAAAAGCTTTAGTTGCTCTTGAGGAAATGCGTAAACTCGACCAAGAACAGGTCGACTACATCGTAGCTAAAGCGTCAGTTGCAGCTTTGGATGCCCACGGAGAATTGGCTTTACATGCCTTTGAAGAAACAGGACGTGGTGTATTTGAAGATAAAGCAACTAAGAACTTGTTTGCTTGTGAACACGTAGTAAACAACATGCGCCACACTAAGACAGTTGGCGTTATTGAAGAAGACGATGTAACAGGTTTGACTCTTATCGCTGAACCAGTTGGTGTTGTTTGTGGTATCACTCCAACAACAAACCCAACATCAACAGCGATCTTCAAATCATTGATTTCATTGAAGACACGTAACCCAATCGTCTTTGCCTTCCACCCTTCAGCTCAAGAATCATCAGCTCACGCAGCTCAAATCGTTCGTGATGCTGCGATTAAAGCAGGAGCTCCTGAAAACTGTGTACAGTGGATCACTGAACCATCTATGGAAGCAACTAGTGCGCTTATGAACCACGAAGGCGTTGCAACAATTCTTGCAACAGGTGGTAATGCCATGGTTAAAGCGGCTTACTCATGTGGTAAACCAGCTCTTGGGGTAGGTGCCGGAAACGTTCCAGCTTATGTTGAAAAATCAGCAAACATCCGTCAAGCAGCACACGATATCGTTATGTCTAAATCATTTGATAATGGTATGGTCTGTGCATCTGAACAAGCGGTTATCATTGATAAAGAAATTTACGATGAATTTGTAGCAGAGTTCAAATCTTACCACACTTACTTTGTAAACAAGAAAGAAAAAGCTCTTCTTGAAGAATTCTGCTTCGGCGTGAAAGCAAACAGCAAAAACTGTGCTGGTGCGAAATTGAACGCTGACATCGTTGGTAAACCAGCAACTTGGATTGCAGAGCAAGCAGGATTTACAGTTCCAGAAGGAACAAACATTCTTGCTGCAGAATGTAAAGAAGTTGGTGAAAACGAGCCATTGACTCGTGAAAAATTGTCACCAGTTATCGCAGTTTTGAAATCTGAAAGCCGTGAAGATGGTATTTCCAAAGCTCGTCAAATGGTTGAATTTAACGGTCTTGGTCACTCAGCAGCTATCCACACAGCTGACGAAGAATTGACTAAAGAATTTGGTAAAGCTGTTAAAGCTATTCGTGTTATCTGTAACTCACCTTCTACTTTCGGTGGTATCGGGGACGTTTACAATGCCTTCTTGCCATCATTGACACTCGGATGTGGTTCTTACGGACGTAACTCAGTTGGGGATAACGTTAGTGCCATTAACCTTTTGAATATCAAAAAAGTCGGAAGACGGAGAAATAACATGCAATGGATGAAACTTCCTTCAAAAACATACTTTGAACGTGATTCAATTCAATACCTTCAAAAATGTCGTGACGTTGAACGTGTCATGATCGTTACTGACCATGCCATGGTAGAGCTTGGTTTCCTTGATCGTATCATTGAACAACTTGATCTTCGTCGCAATAAGGTTGTTTACCAAATCTTTGCTGATGTAGAACCAGATCCAGATATCACTACAGTTGAACGTGGTACTGAAATCATGCGTGCCTTCAAACCAGATACAATCATCGCTCTTGGTGGTGGATCTCCAATGGATGCTGCTAAAGTAATGTGGCTCTTCTACGAACAACCAGAAGTAGACTTCCGTGACCTTGTACAAAAATTCATGGATATCCGTAAACGTGCCTTCAAATTCCCGTTGCTTGGTAAGAAGACTAAATTCATCGCAATCCCAACAACATCTGGTACAGGATCTGAAGTAACACCATTTGCCGTTATCTCTGATAAAGCAAATAACCGTAAATACCCAATCGCTGACTACTCATTGACACCAACTGTGGCAATCGTAGACCCTGCTTTGGTATTGACAGTTCCTGGATTTGTTGCTGCGGACACTGGTATGGACGTATTGACCCACGCGACTGAAGCTTACGTATCACAAATGGCTAGCGACTACACTGATGGTCTTGCACTTCAAGCGATCAAACTTGTATTCGAAAACCTTGAAAGCTCAGTTAAGAATGCAGACTTCCATTCACGCGAGAAAATGCATAACGCTTCAACAATCGCTGGTATGGCCTTTGCCAATGCCTTCCTAGGTATTTCTCACTCAATGGCCCATAAGATTGGTGCGCAATTCCACACAATCCACGGTCGTACAAATGCTATCTTGCTTCCATACGTCATCCGCTACAACGGTACACGTCCAGCTAAGACAGCAACATGGCCTAAGTACAACTACTACCGTGCAGATGAGAAGTACCAAGATATCGCTCGTATGCTTGGACTTCCAGCTTCTACTCCAGAAGAAGGTGTGGAATCTTACGCAAAAGCTGTCTATGAACTTGGTGAGCGCGTAGGTATCCAAATGAACTTCAAAGCACAAGGTATCGACGAAAAAGAATGGAAAGAACATTCACGTGAATTAGCCTTCCTTGCTTACGAAGACCAATGTTCACCAGCTAACCCACGCCTTCCAATGGTTGACCATATGCAAGAAATCATCGAAGATTCTTACTATGGCTACAAAGAAAGACCAGGACGCCGTAAATAA